Proteins from one Triticum aestivum cultivar Chinese Spring chromosome 7A, IWGSC CS RefSeq v2.1, whole genome shotgun sequence genomic window:
- the LOC123151611 gene encoding 2Fe-2S ferredoxin isoform X2, whose product MLSRISQLGARLLRETRAGNLTTNSGNNYQGQVSRHSAPAKSILFSTATSSHHDEGGEDKEKISVTFVNKDGTEKTISVPVGMSMLEAAHENDIELEGACEGSLACSTCHVIVMDVKDYNKLEDPTDEENDMLDLAFGLTETSRLGCQVIAKPELDGVRLALPAATRNFAVDGFVPKPH is encoded by the exons ATGCTCTCCAGGATCTCTCAGCTCGGGGCGCGGCTCCTGCGCGAGACCAGAGCTG GAAACTTGACAACCAATAGTGGCAATAACTACCAAGGTCAAGTCAGCCGGCATTCAGCCCCAGCG AAGAGCATCCTCTTCTCCACCGCAACaagtagtcatcatgatgaaggCGGTGAGGACAAGGAGAA AATCTCTGTAACATTTGTGAACAAGGATGGCACTGAGAAGACGATAAGTGTTCCTGTCGGAATGTCCATGTTAGAAGCTGCTCATGAAAATGACATAGAACTTGAAG GAGCATGTGAAGGGTCGCTCGCATGTTCCACTTGTCATGTCATAGTTATG GATGTAAAGGACTATAACAAGCTAGAGGATCCAACAGATGAAGAAAATGATATGCTTGACCTTGCATTTGGGCTGACAGAAAC GTCTCGTCTTGGCTGCCAAGTAATAGCGAAGCCCGAACTCGACGGCGTCCGGCTAGCGTTACCTGCCGCTACACGAAACTTCGCGGTAGATGGGTTCGTGCCAAAGCCACACTGA
- the LOC123151246 gene encoding nucleolar GTP-binding protein 1, with protein MVQYNFKKITVVPPGKDFIDIILSRTQRQTPTVVHKGYAINRIRQFYMRKVRYTQQNFYEKLSTIIDEFPRLDDIHPFYGDLLHVLYNKDHYKLALGQINTARNIIAKISKDYLRLLKYGDTLYRCKCLKVAALGRMCTVLKRISPSLAYLEQIRQHMARLPSIDPNTRTILICGYPNVGKSSFMNKVTRADVDVQPYAFTTKSLFVGHADYKYLRYQVIDTPGILDRPFEDRNIIEMCSITALAHLRAAVLFFLDISGSCGYTIAQQAALFHSIKSLFMNKPLVIVCNKTDLQPLDGLSEDDMKLVMEMKSEAMKTIPQGGDPSEEGVLLTMSALTDEGVMAVKNAACERLLEQRVEIKMKSKKINDCLNRFHVAMPKPRDNRDRPTCIPQAVLEAQAIAAAKEKKKLERDLENENGGAGVYSASLKKHYLLADDEWKEDILPEILDGHNVADFLDPDILERCEELEREEGLRLEEEAAQDAFMIDGHDELTEEQREILGKIRKKKAMLIQEHRMKKSTAESRPIVPRKHDKDRKFTTKRLGRQLTSMGVDPTAAVNRLRSQSRGRKRERSLSRADGDDAMDVDGQHSDKKLRTRSRSRSKSRPIEEVVPGDGIRDVAQKKKAIKKSRDSVKNRNKEARRGEADRVIPTLKPKHLFSGKRGVGKTQRR; from the coding sequence ATGGTGCAGTATAATTTCAAGAAGATCACTGTTGTCCCTCCTGGGAAGGACTTCATCGACATAATCTTGTCCCGCACTCAGAGGCAAACACCAACTGTTGTCCACAAGGGCTATGCTATCAACCGCATTCGCCAGTTCTATATGCGCAAGGTTCGCTATACCCAGCAGAACTTCTATGAAAAGCTGTCCACCATCATCGATGAGTTCCCCAGACTGGATGACATCCACCCTTTCTATGGCGATCTCCTTCATGTGCTCTACAACAAGGATCATTACAAACTCGCCTTGGGTCAGATCAATACAGCTAGAAATATCATTGCAAAGATCTCCAAGGACTATCTGAGGCTGCTCAAGTATGGAGACACCCTGTACCGGTGCAAGTGCCTGAAGGTAGCTGCTCTCGGTCGCATGTGTACTGTTCTAAAGCGTATCAGTCCTAGTTTGGCATACCTGGAGCAGATCAGGCAGCACATGGCCAGGCTTCCATCAATTGACCCAAACACCCGTACTATCTTGATTTGTGGGTATCCAAATGTTGGGAAGAGCTCTTTCATGAACAAGGTTACAAGGGCTGATGTGGACGTACAGCCTTATGCTTTCACAACAAAATCCCTTTTTGTTGGCCATGCAGATTACAAGTATCTGCGGTACCAAGTGATTGACACTCCTGGGATCCTTGATCGGCCTTTTGAGGACAGGAACATCATAGAAATGTGCAGTATCACCGCTCTCGCCCACTTGAGGGCTGCTGTGCTGTTCTTCTTGGACATCTCTGGTTCTTGTGGGTACACTATTGCTCAGCAAGCTGCACTCTTCCACAGTATAAAATCCTTGTTCATGAATAAGCCTCTGGTCATTGTGTGCAACAAGACTGATTTGCAGCCGCTTGATGGGCTTTCTGAAGATGACATGAAGCTAGTaatggagatgaagtcagaggctATGAAGACTATACCTCAAGGTGGAGATCCTAGTGAAGAGGGTGTTTTGTTGACTATGAGTGCTTTAACAGATGAGGGTGTGATGGCTGTTAAAAATGCTGCATGTGAGAGGCTTCTTGAGCAGAGGGTGGAGATCAAGATGAAATCAAAGAAGATCAATGACTGCTTAAACAGGTTTCATGTTGCTATGCCCAAGCCTCGTGACAACAGAGATAGGCCTACTTGCATTCCTCAGGCTGTTCTTGAAGCTCAAGCGATTGCTGCTGCAAAGGAAAAGAAGAAACTTGAGAGGGACCTTGAGAATGAGAATGGAGGTGCTGGTGTCTATTCCGCCAGTCTCAAAAAGCATTACTTGTTGGCTGATGATGAATGGAAGGAAGATATTCTCCCTGAGATATTGGATGggcataatgttgctgatttcctGGATCCGGATATCTTGGAAAGGTGTGAGGAGCTGGAAAGGGAGGAGGGTCTTCgtcttgaagaagaagctgctcagGATGCTTTCATGATTGATGGCCATGATGAGTTAACTGAAGAACAGCGTGAGATATTGGGTAAGATTAGGAAGAAGAAGGCAATGCTCATCCAAGAGCATAGGATGAAAAAGAGTACTGCAGAGAGCCGTCCTATTGTTCCAAGGAAGCATGACAAGGATAGGAAATTCACAACCAAGAGACTGGGCAGGCAACTCACATCCATGGGTGTTGATCCTACTGCCGCTGTGAACCGACTTCGCAGCCAGTCAAGAGGCCGTAAGCGTGAGAGGTCACTGAGCAGAGCTGATGGTGACGACGCTATGGACGTTGATGGCCAGCACTCCGACAAGAAGCTGCGTACGAGGTCGAGGTCTAGGTCCAAATCACGACCAATTGAAGAGGTTGTACCAGGTGACGGGATCCGGGACGTTGCTCAAAAGAAGAAGGCCATCAAGAAATCGAGGGACTCTGTCAAGAACAGGAACAAGGAGGCTCGCCGTGGAGAGGCGGATCGCGTCATCCCCACCTTGAAACCGAAGCATCTCTTCTCTGGAAAACGAGGAGTTGGAAAGACCCAGAGGCGATAA
- the LOC123150477 gene encoding uncharacterized protein: protein MDILEQPLEAVAFRIHSLPEPAAAWTCLAAVLAAAAAAGVWRLRSSTPSSTVITEGSSKPLVDLDTSPLLVPAETERSLGSWRSCEATSSSSLPALSPRERYTAYYHDSGCVGCCDVESDDEEAEEDRDPEDDYGVYGPAEMDPFEWEVVRPLVPLMPATAAETGRYLSPRALSGSVVRLWDQGADRSFMTAAASRRRMGRAGTVSSF, encoded by the coding sequence ATGGACATCCTGGAGCAGCCGCTGGAGGCCGTCGCCTTCCGCATCCACTCCCTCCCCGAGCCCGCCGCGGCGTGGAcctgcctcgccgccgtcctcgccgcggcCGCCGCTGCCGGCGTCTGGCGCCTGCGCTCCtccacgccgtcgtccaccgttATAACCGAAGGATCTTCGAAGCCTTTGGTGGACCTGGATACGTCCCCGTTGTTGGTGCCAGCGGAGACGGAGAGGTCGCTCGGGAGCTGGAGATCGTGTGAGGcgacgtcgtcgtcgtcgctgccgGCGCTGTCGCCGAGGGAGAGGTACACGGCGTACTACCACGACAGCGGCTGCGTCGGATGCTGCGACGTGGAAAGCGAcgacgaggaggcggaggaggatcggGATCCGGAAGATGACTACGGCGTGTACGGGCCGGCGGAGATGGATCCTTTCGAATGGGAGGTCGTGAGGCCTCTGGTGCCTCTCATGCCGGCGACGGCTGCAGAGACCGGCCGGTACCTGAGCCCGAGGGCGCTCAGCGGCAGCGTGGTGCGGCTGTGGGATCAAGGCGCCGACAGGAGCTTCATGACGGCGGCGGCCAGCCGGAGACGGATGGGCAGAGCTGGCACCGTCTCGAGCTTCTGA
- the LOC606328 gene encoding peroxiredoxin Q, chloroplastic isoform 2 (isoform 2 is encoded by transcript variant 2) gives MAFAASTACCKPSALLAPRASSSSPPSQARLCRPSTSAAFHGLRAPASAFALAPAPRRRAASTGIVCGKVSKGSVPPNFTLKDQDGKTVSLSKFKGKPVVLYFYPADETPGCTKQIIRQKTFNPLGSAGASSPLGSPFLSKRHGSTTVRAGLSSPNPTPQHHRVAMTIPSEEIMEAATPRRQQPIEEEAVANGGGRTCELPTWALIGGITVGVALALALSVDAGPAMALGPEGPLLEEFWDNMRRYGLYALTVSTGFAWALVQPIYELLRNPITAVLIIVVMAGGAVLTVQVINAMAGNSDFVYMYEQ, from the exons ATGGCATTCGCCGCCTCCACGGCCTGCTGCAAGCCGTCCGCCCTGCTGGCCCCTCgcgcctcgtcgtcgtcgccgccgtcccAGGCGCGCCTCTGCAGGCCCTCCACCTCGGCCGCGTTCCACGGCCTCAGGGCGCCGGCGTCGGCGTTCGCACTCGCGcctgcgccgcgccgccgcgcgGCGTCCACGGGCATCGTCTGCGGCAAG GTGAGCAAGGGCAGCGTGCCGCCCAACTTCACGCTCAAGGACCAGGACGGCAAGACGGTGTCGCTCTCCAAGTTCAAGGGCAAGCCCGTCGTCCTCTACTTCTACCCCGCCGATGAGACGCCGGGCTGCACCAAACAG ATCATTCGCCAGAAGACATTCAATCCTCTTGGTTCTGCCGGAGCTAGCTCACCACTTGGGTCTCCCTTCCTTTCCAAACGCCATGGCTCCACCACCGTCCGAGCTGGCCTCTCCTCCCCTAACCCCACTCCACAACACCACCGGGTCGCCATGACCATACCGTCTGAAGAAATCATGGAAGCAGCGACGCCGAGGAGGCAGCAGCCCATCGAAGAGGAGGCCGTCGCCAACGGAGGAGGGCGGACGTGCGAGCTGCCGACGTGGGCGCTGATCGGCGGCATCACGGTGGGCGTGGCGCTGGCGCTGGCGCTGTCGGTGGACGCGGGCCCGGCGATGGCGCTGGGGCCGGAGGGGCCGCTGCTGGAGGAGTTCTGGGACAACATGCGGCGGTACGGGCTGTACGCGCTGACGGTGAGCACGGGGTTCGCGTGGGCGCTGGTGCAGCCCATCTACGAGCTGCTGCGCAACCCCATCACCGCCGTGCTCATCATCGTGGTCATGGCCGGCGGCGCCGTGCTGACGGTCCAGGTCATCAACGCCATGGCCGGCAACTCCGACTTCGTCTACATGTACGAGCAGTAG
- the LOC606328 gene encoding peroxiredoxin Q, chloroplastic isoform 1 (isoform 1 is encoded by transcript variant 1), with product MAFAASTACCKPSALLAPRASSSSPPSQARLCRPSTSAAFHGLRAPASAFALAPAPRRRAASTGIVCGKVSKGSVPPNFTLKDQDGKTVSLSKFKGKPVVLYFYPADETPGCTKQACAFRDSYEKYKKAGAEVIGISGDDAASHKAFAKKYRLPFTLLSDEGNKVRKEWGVPSDLFGTLPGRQTYVLDKKGVVQYIYNNQFQPEKHIGETLKIIQNL from the exons ATGGCATTCGCCGCCTCCACGGCCTGCTGCAAGCCGTCCGCCCTGCTGGCCCCTCgcgcctcgtcgtcgtcgccgccgtcccAGGCGCGCCTCTGCAGGCCCTCCACCTCGGCCGCGTTCCACGGCCTCAGGGCGCCGGCGTCGGCGTTCGCACTCGCGcctgcgccgcgccgccgcgcgGCGTCCACGGGCATCGTCTGCGGCAAG GTGAGCAAGGGCAGCGTGCCGCCCAACTTCACGCTCAAGGACCAGGACGGCAAGACGGTGTCGCTCTCCAAGTTCAAGGGCAAGCCCGTCGTCCTCTACTTCTACCCCGCCGATGAGACGCCGGGCTGCACCAAACAG GCGTGCGCGTTCCGGGACTCGTACGAGAAGTACAAGAAGGCGGGGGCGGAGGTGATCGGGATCAGCGGGGACGACGCGGCGTCGCACAAGGCGTTCGCCAAGAAGTACCGGCTGCCCTTCACGCTGCTGAGCGACGAGGGGAACAAGGTGCGCAAGGAGTGGGGGGTGCCGTCGGACCTCTTCGGGACGCTCCCCGGGCGGCAGACCTACGTGCTGGACAAGAAGGGCGTGGTGCAGTACATCTACAACAACCAGTTCCAGCCCGAGAAGCACATCGGCGAGACCCTCAAGATCATCCAGAACCTCTGA
- the LOC123151611 gene encoding 2Fe-2S ferredoxin isoform X1, whose translation MLSRISQLGARLLRETRAAGNLTTNSGNNYQGQVSRHSAPAKSILFSTATSSHHDEGGEDKEKISVTFVNKDGTEKTISVPVGMSMLEAAHENDIELEGACEGSLACSTCHVIVMDVKDYNKLEDPTDEENDMLDLAFGLTETSRLGCQVIAKPELDGVRLALPAATRNFAVDGFVPKPH comes from the exons ATGCTCTCCAGGATCTCTCAGCTCGGGGCGCGGCTCCTGCGCGAGACCAGAGCTG CAGGAAACTTGACAACCAATAGTGGCAATAACTACCAAGGTCAAGTCAGCCGGCATTCAGCCCCAGCG AAGAGCATCCTCTTCTCCACCGCAACaagtagtcatcatgatgaaggCGGTGAGGACAAGGAGAA AATCTCTGTAACATTTGTGAACAAGGATGGCACTGAGAAGACGATAAGTGTTCCTGTCGGAATGTCCATGTTAGAAGCTGCTCATGAAAATGACATAGAACTTGAAG GAGCATGTGAAGGGTCGCTCGCATGTTCCACTTGTCATGTCATAGTTATG GATGTAAAGGACTATAACAAGCTAGAGGATCCAACAGATGAAGAAAATGATATGCTTGACCTTGCATTTGGGCTGACAGAAAC GTCTCGTCTTGGCTGCCAAGTAATAGCGAAGCCCGAACTCGACGGCGTCCGGCTAGCGTTACCTGCCGCTACACGAAACTTCGCGGTAGATGGGTTCGTGCCAAAGCCACACTGA